Proteins encoded in a region of the Zea mays cultivar B73 chromosome 4, Zm-B73-REFERENCE-NAM-5.0, whole genome shotgun sequence genome:
- the LOC103655818 gene encoding 26S proteasome non-ATPase regulatory subunit 14 homolog, whose amino-acid sequence MMLGQEPRQTTSNVGHLNKPSIQALIHGLNRHYYSIAINYRKNELEEKMLLNLHKKKWTDGLILKRFDTHSKTNEQTVQEMLNLAIKYNKAVQEEDELPPEKLAIANVGRQDAKKHLEEHVSNLMSSNNVDTTIGWNALINSFSH is encoded by the exons ATGATGCTTGGCCAGGAGCCACGTCAGACAACATCAAATGTTGGGCACCTAAATAAGCCATCTATTCAG GCTCTTATCCATGGGCTGAATAGACACTACTACTCAATTGCAATCAATTACCGGAAAAATGAGCTTGAGGAGAAAATGCTGTTGAACTTGCACAAAAAGAAATGGACCGATGGTCTAATTTTGAAGAGGTTTGACACTCACTCGAAAACCAACGAGCAGACTGTCCAG GAAATGCTAAACCTAGCCATCAAGTACAACAAGGCAGTGCAGGAGGAGGACGAACTGCCACCTGAGAAACTTGCAATAGCAAATGTGGGTCGGCAAGATGCAAAAAAGCATTTGGAAGAGCATGTGTCGAATTTGATGTCATCAAACAATGTTGATACAACCATTGGTTGGAATGCATTAATCAATAGTTTTTCCCACTAA